From Nguyenibacter vanlangensis, one genomic window encodes:
- a CDS encoding cell envelope biogenesis protein OmpA: protein MRILTMTIRVHAPLLARSAILGAGLLALAGCSNPYDPGQRALGGGLIGAGGGAAIGGLAGGGTGAAIGALSGGALGAAVGAATTPNPPPRRGYNGGY, encoded by the coding sequence ATGAGGATATTGACCATGACGATCCGCGTGCATGCCCCCCTTCTGGCTCGCTCCGCGATCCTCGGCGCCGGCCTGCTGGCGCTCGCCGGCTGCAGCAATCCCTATGACCCGGGCCAGCGCGCGCTGGGCGGCGGGCTGATCGGCGCCGGCGGCGGTGCCGCGATCGGCGGCCTCGCCGGCGGCGGCACCGGGGCCGCGATCGGCGCGCTGTCCGGCGGCGCGCTGGGCGCCGCCGTCGGTGCCGCGACCACGCCCAACCCGCCGCCGCGCCGCGGCTACAACGGCGGTTACTGA
- the mreC gene encoding rod shape-determining protein MreC: protein MIPLSIPLRQALDKLVLPFLIVAALGVMLLGQADRPLAERMRMEVADLLAPAYGMIAWPQARIRFLVGRVRDMGRVEAENQRLRAENANLRHWYDVAAALADENATLKANLHWMPDPESSFVTGRVVRDASGLYARSVLVAASVDAGIRKGEIALDASGLVGRVTETGIRSARVLLVTDESSRIPVTLEVSHGAAIMAGDNSATPRLIYYPQDNPPIEGERVVTNGEIDSLPPGLPVGRVHYPRPGQPVVVPAAMLGHLDIVRIFDYGRGAVVAPDAPGRVPAQRPADGLGLPFQSPAGGAPFGGAPFGGAPFGPAPFGRAPFGRG from the coding sequence ATGATTCCGCTGTCCATCCCGCTGCGCCAGGCGCTGGACAAGCTGGTGCTGCCGTTCCTGATCGTCGCGGCGCTGGGCGTCATGCTGCTGGGACAGGCGGATCGCCCGCTGGCCGAGCGGATGCGCATGGAGGTCGCCGATCTGCTGGCGCCGGCCTATGGGATGATCGCCTGGCCGCAGGCGCGGATCCGCTTCCTGGTCGGCCGGGTGCGCGACATGGGGCGGGTCGAGGCCGAAAACCAGCGCCTGCGTGCCGAGAACGCCAATCTGCGCCATTGGTACGACGTCGCGGCCGCCCTGGCCGACGAGAATGCGACCCTGAAGGCCAACCTGCACTGGATGCCGGACCCGGAATCGTCCTTCGTCACCGGCCGCGTGGTGCGCGACGCCAGCGGGCTGTATGCCCGCAGCGTGCTGGTGGCCGCCAGCGTCGATGCGGGAATCCGCAAGGGCGAGATCGCGCTGGATGCGTCGGGCCTGGTCGGGCGGGTGACCGAAACCGGAATCCGCTCGGCGCGGGTGCTGCTGGTGACGGATGAGTCCAGCCGCATTCCGGTCACTCTGGAAGTCAGCCACGGGGCGGCTATAATGGCGGGAGACAATTCAGCTACTCCGCGCCTGATCTATTACCCGCAGGATAATCCGCCGATCGAGGGAGAACGTGTCGTCACCAATGGCGAGATCGATTCACTGCCCCCTGGCCTGCCCGTCGGCCGGGTCCATTATCCCCGTCCCGGGCAGCCGGTCGTCGTTCCGGCGGCGATGCTGGGGCATCTCGACATCGTCCGGATCTTCGATTACGGCCGCGGGGCGGTGGTCGCGCCGGACGCGCCGGGGCGCGTGCCCGCCCAGCGCCCGGCGGACGGCCTTGGGCTTCCGTTCCAGTCTCCGGCTGGTGGCGCCCCATTCGGCGGCGCTCCGTTCGGCGGTGCTCCGTTCGGTCCGGCGCCGTTCGGCCGCGCCCCGTTCGGCCGAGGATGA
- a CDS encoding rod shape-determining protein: MFARLLGLLSADMAIDLGTANTLVYVKGRGVVLNEPSVVAIADVRGKKQVLAVGEEAKQMVGRTPGNITAIRPLRDGVIADFEVAEEMIKHFIRKVHNRRMFASPLIIVCVPSGSTAVERRAIQESAESAGARKVFLIEEPMAAAIGAGLPVTEPSGSMIVDIGGGTTEVAVISLGGIVYARSARVGGDKMDEAIISYIRRTHNLLIGESSAERIKIELGSALPPDDYQDDGGWREVKGRDLINGVPREVVVSQAQIAESLAEPVSQIVDAVTTALENTPPELAADIVDKGIVLTGGGALLYRLDEVLRRSTGLPVTVGEDALSCVALGTGRALEEMKRLKNVLTSMY; this comes from the coding sequence ATGTTTGCTCGTCTGCTGGGTCTTTTGTCGGCCGACATGGCCATCGACCTCGGCACGGCCAATACGCTCGTCTATGTCAAGGGACGCGGCGTCGTTCTGAACGAACCGTCGGTGGTGGCGATCGCCGACGTACGCGGCAAGAAGCAGGTCCTGGCGGTGGGCGAGGAAGCCAAGCAGATGGTCGGGCGGACGCCCGGCAACATCACCGCGATCCGGCCGCTGCGCGACGGCGTCATCGCCGATTTCGAAGTCGCCGAAGAAATGATCAAGCATTTCATCCGCAAGGTGCATAACCGCCGGATGTTCGCCAGCCCGCTGATCATCGTCTGCGTGCCGTCGGGCTCGACCGCGGTCGAGCGCCGCGCCATCCAGGAAAGCGCGGAAAGCGCCGGAGCGCGCAAGGTGTTCCTGATCGAGGAGCCGATGGCGGCGGCGATCGGCGCCGGCCTGCCGGTCACCGAGCCGTCGGGCAGCATGATCGTCGATATCGGCGGCGGCACCACCGAGGTCGCGGTGATCTCGCTGGGCGGCATCGTCTATGCCCGGTCGGCTCGTGTCGGCGGCGACAAGATGGATGAGGCGATCATTTCCTATATCCGCCGTACCCATAACCTGCTGATCGGCGAAAGCTCGGCCGAGCGGATCAAGATCGAGCTGGGGTCGGCGCTGCCGCCGGACGATTACCAGGATGACGGCGGCTGGCGCGAGGTCAAGGGCCGGGACTTGATCAACGGCGTGCCGCGGGAGGTCGTGGTCTCGCAGGCGCAGATCGCCGAGAGCCTGGCAGAGCCGGTCAGCCAGATCGTCGATGCCGTCACCACCGCGCTGGAAAACACGCCGCCGGAACTGGCCGCCGACATCGTGGACAAGGGGATCGTGCTGACGGGCGGGGGGGCGCTGCTCTATCGGCTGGACGAGGTGCTGCGCCGGTCGACGGGCCTGCCGGTCACGGTGGGCGAGGACGCGCTGTCCTGCGTGGCGCTGGGGACCGGGCGCGCGCTGGAAGAAATGAAACGGCTGAAGAACGTACTGACCAGCATGTACTGA
- a CDS encoding cell envelope biogenesis protein OmpA: protein MSLLRSLSICSPLMPRRPLRVLGLVAAAGGMLSLAACSNPYDPGQRALGGGLIGAGGGAAIGALAGGGRGAAIGALAGGAVGAATGAATTPQRPYYPQQGYAPPPPPPPPGYYGRPAYPPPPPPPGYYNGY, encoded by the coding sequence ATGAGTCTTCTTCGCAGTCTCTCCATTTGCTCTCCCCTCATGCCGCGCCGGCCGCTTCGCGTGCTGGGCCTCGTCGCGGCCGCCGGCGGCATGCTGTCGCTCGCGGCCTGCAGCAATCCCTATGACCCGGGCCAGCGCGCGCTGGGCGGCGGACTGATCGGCGCCGGCGGCGGCGCTGCGATCGGCGCGCTCGCCGGCGGCGGCCGCGGTGCCGCGATCGGCGCACTGGCCGGCGGCGCGGTCGGCGCCGCGACCGGCGCCGCGACCACCCCGCAGCGCCCGTACTATCCGCAACAGGGCTACGCCCCTCCGCCGCCCCCGCCGCCGCCGGGCTATTACGGACGGCCCGCCTATCCGCCGCCGCCGCCTCCGCCGGGCTATTACAACGGCTACTGA
- a CDS encoding N-acetylmuramoyl-L-alanine amidase — MFQYRSDGAAAPGRQAEGRRRVLLAGLAACVTLPARAAVHHGGHGQGGHGQGGHRPGPPGSGHHLGAPAIVGRAAAPLPLVMLDPGHGGKDPGAIGVSGTYEKHIAEAAAAELRRQLLASGAYRVAMTRADDRFIPLEGRVEIAHAHRAALFISMHADALTDRGVRGASVYTLSGQASDAQTAALARTENSADRFGGPQVHAASPEVQAILASLVTEETRRGAAHMASSVVAAFQPRIGLLPNPSRHAAFVVLKSADIPSVLVEMGFMSNRLDEAALRQAGHRMMVAGAMKQAIDRYFASAGGVTRLTG, encoded by the coding sequence ATGTTCCAATATCGTTCCGACGGCGCGGCGGCGCCGGGCAGGCAGGCTGAGGGGCGCCGCCGGGTGCTGCTGGCAGGGCTGGCGGCGTGCGTGACGCTGCCGGCGCGGGCGGCGGTGCATCATGGTGGGCACGGGCAGGGCGGACACGGGCAGGGCGGGCATCGGCCTGGACCGCCTGGATCGGGCCATCATCTGGGCGCGCCGGCCATCGTCGGCCGGGCGGCGGCGCCGTTGCCGCTGGTCATGCTGGACCCCGGCCATGGCGGCAAGGACCCGGGCGCGATCGGGGTTTCCGGCACCTATGAGAAGCATATCGCCGAGGCGGCGGCGGCGGAATTGCGGCGGCAATTGCTGGCCAGCGGGGCGTATCGCGTGGCGATGACGCGCGCGGACGACCGGTTCATCCCGCTGGAGGGGCGGGTCGAGATCGCCCATGCCCACCGGGCCGCGCTGTTCATCTCGATGCATGCCGATGCGCTGACCGATCGCGGCGTGCGCGGGGCCAGCGTCTATACCCTGTCGGGCCAGGCGTCGGACGCGCAGACGGCGGCGCTGGCGCGCACCGAGAACAGCGCCGACCGGTTCGGCGGGCCACAGGTCCATGCCGCCTCGCCCGAGGTGCAGGCCATCCTGGCCAGCCTGGTGACCGAGGAGACGCGCCGCGGCGCCGCCCATATGGCCAGCAGCGTGGTCGCGGCGTTCCAGCCGCGGATCGGGCTGCTGCCCAATCCGTCGCGCCATGCGGCGTTCGTGGTGTTGAAATCGGCGGATATTCCGTCGGTCCTGGTCGAGATGGGGTTCATGTCCAACCGGCTGGACGAGGCGGCGCTGCGCCAGGCCGGGCACCGGATGATGGTCGCGGGGGCGATGAAGCAGGCGATCGACCGGTATTTCGCCTCGGCCGGCGGGGTGACGCGGCTGACCGGCTGA
- a CDS encoding Rne/Rng family ribonuclease, protein MNKRMLIDTTHAEETRVVVMDGNRLEDYDVEASAKKQLKGNIYLAKVIRVEPSLQAAFVEYGGNRHGFLAFSEIHPDYYQIPVADRERLLALQEEEARADEAQLQDDFAEAGPGSEADAETGLESGSESVSGTAELVATDDEAAQAEPEPLPETVGGETDTGEEGAVQRRIARFLRSYKIQEVIRRRQVLLVQVVKEERGNKGAALTTYISLAGRYCVLMPNSLRGGGVSRKITSVADRRRLKDVIAELQIPRGMAMIVRTAGAQRPRPEIMRDCEYLLRLWDDIRDHTMRSMAPALIYEEASLIKRAIRDIYTRDVGEILVDGEAGWKSAREFMRMLMPQSAQKVKCWQNGAQPLFSHFNVEGLLDSMLSPTVQLRSGGYLVINQAEALVAIDVNSGRATRERNIEETALRTNLEAAEEVARQLRLRDLAGLIVIDFIDMESRKHNAMVERRLKDALRTDRARIQVGAISHFGLLEMSRQRLRPSITESTFTPCPHCQGTGIIRGTESATLHVLRAIEEEGARRRAAEIMVHVAAEIALYILNNKRVWLDEIEKRHKMRVTFAPDPSLAPSQVRIERTRPQTERFEPVAPQPVPAEAAQSGQVREIPILPAAPAETPQGETTQGETIQGEAALGEAAQGKAVRAGTTPAEAAPSAAEGEGEEGTDHRRRRRRRRRRRGAERGEQLETALHPAGEEAAQEDAGEDTEAAFATEAPLEPGEEAEAPQARRQPAPEPAQGREDGGRDRHRRRRDRHERRAPGAEPHRAEPYRGPTPANPFGNGIIDIFDVIEQSAELAPAQATPASPAALIEGNLAKDSLTGDSAAGDILDVAETLAVSEPEAVPAIAELTIAEPTIAEPPIAEPPIAEPTAVEAEAPAKPRRRRAATARKAATKAAEQPALVEDSAAPATEAVEAAGDSPAETAGESPEATPAKPARKRATRAATSTATSTTRARKAKPAAETPADAESTADVEDAAEAAPAKPARKRTTRAAASATAPRTRKAKPAAETPAEDATSETADETTAAKPRRTRKTPARAKAATGAGTASTPEPAAAEATPAGSPAVQPIVIDGSSPAPVRKTGWWRR, encoded by the coding sequence ATGAACAAGCGCATGCTGATCGACACGACCCACGCGGAAGAAACCCGCGTGGTCGTGATGGATGGTAACAGGCTCGAAGATTACGACGTCGAGGCATCGGCCAAGAAGCAGCTCAAGGGCAATATCTACCTGGCCAAGGTGATCCGGGTCGAGCCCAGCCTGCAGGCCGCCTTCGTCGAATATGGCGGCAACCGCCACGGTTTCCTGGCCTTCAGCGAGATCCATCCGGACTACTACCAGATCCCGGTGGCCGACCGCGAGCGCCTGCTCGCCCTGCAGGAGGAAGAAGCCCGCGCTGACGAGGCCCAGCTTCAGGACGATTTCGCCGAAGCCGGGCCCGGCTCTGAAGCCGACGCCGAAACCGGCCTGGAATCCGGCTCGGAATCCGTCTCCGGCACCGCCGAACTGGTGGCGACCGACGACGAGGCCGCCCAGGCCGAACCGGAGCCCCTGCCCGAGACGGTCGGCGGCGAGACCGATACCGGCGAGGAAGGCGCGGTCCAGCGCCGCATCGCCCGCTTCCTGCGCAGCTACAAGATCCAGGAAGTCATCCGCCGCCGCCAGGTCCTGCTGGTACAGGTCGTCAAGGAGGAACGCGGCAACAAGGGCGCCGCGCTGACCACCTACATCTCGCTGGCCGGCCGCTACTGCGTGCTGATGCCCAACTCGCTGCGCGGCGGCGGGGTGTCGCGCAAGATCACCTCGGTGGCCGATCGCCGCCGGCTCAAGGACGTGATCGCCGAACTGCAGATCCCCCGCGGCATGGCCATGATCGTGCGCACCGCCGGCGCCCAGCGGCCGCGCCCCGAGATCATGCGCGACTGCGAATATCTGCTGCGGCTGTGGGACGATATCCGCGACCATACGATGCGCTCGATGGCGCCCGCACTGATCTATGAGGAAGCCAGCCTCATCAAGCGCGCCATCCGCGACATCTACACCCGCGACGTGGGCGAGATCCTGGTCGATGGCGAGGCCGGCTGGAAATCGGCCCGCGAATTCATGCGCATGCTGATGCCGCAGAGCGCGCAGAAGGTGAAATGCTGGCAGAACGGCGCCCAGCCGCTGTTCTCGCATTTCAATGTCGAGGGCCTGCTGGACTCGATGCTCTCGCCCACCGTGCAGTTGCGCTCGGGCGGCTACCTCGTCATCAACCAGGCCGAAGCCCTGGTCGCGATCGACGTCAATTCGGGCCGCGCGACGCGCGAGCGCAATATCGAAGAGACCGCGCTGCGCACCAATCTCGAAGCCGCCGAGGAAGTCGCCCGGCAATTGCGCCTGCGCGACCTGGCGGGCCTGATCGTCATCGACTTCATCGACATGGAAAGCCGCAAGCACAATGCGATGGTCGAGCGGCGGCTGAAGGACGCGCTGCGCACCGACCGCGCGCGCATCCAGGTCGGCGCGATCTCGCATTTCGGCCTGCTGGAAATGTCGCGCCAGCGCCTGCGCCCGTCGATCACGGAATCCACCTTCACCCCCTGCCCGCACTGCCAGGGCACCGGCATCATCCGCGGCACCGAAAGCGCGACCCTGCACGTGCTCCGCGCGATCGAGGAAGAAGGCGCGCGCCGCCGCGCGGCCGAGATCATGGTGCATGTCGCTGCCGAGATCGCGCTCTATATCCTGAACAACAAGCGCGTCTGGCTGGACGAAATCGAAAAGCGCCACAAGATGCGCGTCACCTTCGCGCCCGACCCCAGCCTGGCGCCGTCGCAGGTCCGCATCGAACGCACCCGTCCGCAGACCGAGCGGTTCGAACCGGTGGCACCGCAGCCGGTCCCCGCCGAGGCCGCGCAATCCGGCCAGGTCCGCGAAATCCCGATCCTGCCCGCCGCGCCGGCCGAGACGCCCCAAGGTGAAACCACCCAGGGTGAAACCATCCAGGGTGAAGCCGCTCTGGGCGAAGCCGCCCAGGGTAAAGCCGTTCGGGCCGGAACGACCCCGGCCGAAGCCGCGCCGTCCGCCGCCGAGGGAGAAGGCGAAGAGGGCACCGATCATCGCCGCCGCCGCCGCCGTCGCCGCCGCCGCCGCGGAGCCGAACGGGGCGAACAGCTCGAAACCGCGCTGCACCCCGCCGGGGAGGAAGCCGCTCAGGAAGACGCCGGAGAAGACACCGAGGCGGCATTCGCCACCGAGGCGCCGCTCGAACCGGGCGAAGAGGCCGAGGCTCCGCAGGCACGGCGCCAGCCTGCTCCCGAGCCTGCGCAGGGCCGCGAGGATGGCGGACGCGATCGCCACCGCCGCCGCCGCGACCGGCATGAACGCCGCGCCCCAGGCGCCGAGCCCCATCGCGCCGAGCCTTATCGCGGCCCGACGCCGGCCAATCCGTTCGGAAACGGTATCATCGACATCTTCGACGTGATCGAACAATCCGCCGAGCTGGCGCCCGCCCAGGCAACGCCCGCATCGCCGGCCGCGCTCATCGAAGGCAATCTCGCCAAGGATAGTCTCACCGGGGACAGTGCCGCCGGGGACATCCTCGACGTCGCCGAAACACTGGCGGTGTCCGAGCCCGAGGCGGTGCCCGCGATCGCCGAGCTCACGATCGCCGAGCCCACGATCGCCGAGCCCCCGATCGCCGAGCCCCCGATCGCCGAGCCAACGGCGGTTGAGGCCGAGGCACCGGCCAAGCCCAGGCGCCGCCGCGCGGCGACCGCGCGCAAGGCCGCGACCAAGGCGGCGGAACAACCCGCCCTGGTCGAAGACAGCGCCGCCCCCGCAACGGAGGCCGTGGAAGCTGCTGGGGATTCCCCTGCGGAAACCGCCGGGGAATCCCCCGAGGCAACGCCCGCCAAGCCGGCCCGCAAACGGGCCACCCGCGCCGCCACGTCCACGGCCACGTCCACGACCCGCGCCCGCAAGGCCAAGCCGGCGGCCGAGACGCCCGCCGACGCCGAGAGCACGGCGGACGTCGAGGACGCAGCCGAAGCAGCCCCCGCCAAGCCGGCTCGCAAGCGGACCACCCGCGCCGCCGCATCCGCGACCGCGCCCCGCACCCGCAAGGCCAAACCGGCGGCCGAGACGCCCGCCGAGGACGCCACCAGCGAAACCGCCGACGAAACTACCGCGGCCAAACCCCGGCGCACGCGCAAAACCCCCGCCCGCGCGAAGGCGGCAACGGGGGCAGGCACCGCGTCAACGCCCGAACCGGCCGCCGCGGAGGCCACGCCGGCGGGCAGCCCGGCCGTGCAGCCGATCGTCATCGACGGTTCCAGCCCCGCTCCGGTCCGCAAGACCGGCTGGTGGCGCCGCTGA
- a CDS encoding 2-isopropylmalate synthase has protein sequence MTIDHPSFGRIDGNRVIIFDTTLRDGEQSPGFSMNLTEKLRMAEALAELGVDVIEAGFPVASKGDFESVHQIASTVRGPVICALARSGGKNDIASAGEAIRPAERGRIHNFISTSPLHMKYKLRMEPETVLELITAGNMAARQFTDDVEWSAEDGSRTDPDFLCRCVEAAIKAGATTINIPDTVGYATPEDMARIFADLRARVPGADRVIFSAHNHNDLGLAVANTIASVSAGARQIECTINGIGERAGNAALEEIVMALRTRQDVLPYRNDIRTGNLLRVSRMLATITGFDVQPNKAIVGRNAFAHESGIHQDGVLKNAATYEIMTPESVGWTRSSLVLGKHSGRAAFRDKLKAMGYGDMDDAQLNDAFVRFKDLADRKKVVYDEDLAALVDDEARDHARIRFVSLEVEAGSKRPARAALVLEVDGEARDATVNGQGPVDAAFNAVRAIYPHDATLQLYSVGAVTEGSDAQARTTVRLEEDGKLVDGQGADSDTLVSAVRAYVHALNKLLVKRTRAEPEALMA, from the coding sequence ATGACGATCGACCATCCGTCCTTCGGCCGCATCGACGGCAACCGCGTCATCATTTTCGACACGACGCTGCGCGACGGCGAACAATCCCCCGGTTTCTCGATGAACCTGACCGAGAAGCTCCGGATGGCCGAGGCGCTGGCCGAACTGGGCGTCGACGTGATCGAGGCGGGCTTTCCCGTGGCGTCGAAGGGCGATTTCGAGAGCGTGCACCAGATCGCCTCGACCGTCCGGGGGCCGGTGATCTGCGCGCTGGCGCGCAGCGGCGGCAAGAACGACATCGCCAGCGCGGGCGAGGCCATCCGTCCGGCGGAGCGCGGCCGCATTCATAATTTCATCTCCACCTCGCCGCTGCACATGAAATACAAGCTGCGGATGGAGCCCGAGACGGTGCTGGAGCTGATCACCGCCGGCAACATGGCGGCGCGCCAGTTCACCGACGACGTCGAATGGTCGGCCGAGGACGGGTCGCGCACCGATCCGGACTTTCTGTGCCGCTGCGTCGAGGCCGCGATCAAGGCCGGGGCCACGACGATCAACATCCCCGATACGGTGGGCTATGCGACGCCCGAGGACATGGCGCGGATCTTCGCTGACCTGCGCGCGCGCGTGCCGGGCGCGGACAGGGTGATCTTCTCGGCCCACAACCATAACGATCTGGGCCTGGCGGTGGCGAACACCATCGCGTCGGTCTCGGCGGGCGCGCGGCAGATCGAGTGCACCATCAACGGCATCGGCGAGCGCGCGGGCAATGCGGCGCTGGAAGAGATCGTGATGGCGCTGCGCACCCGCCAGGACGTGCTGCCCTATCGCAACGACATCCGGACCGGGAATCTGCTGCGGGTGTCGCGCATGCTGGCGACGATCACCGGTTTCGACGTGCAGCCCAACAAGGCGATCGTCGGCCGCAACGCCTTTGCCCATGAGAGCGGCATCCATCAGGACGGCGTGCTGAAGAATGCCGCGACCTATGAGATCATGACGCCGGAGAGCGTGGGCTGGACGCGTTCGTCGCTGGTGCTGGGCAAGCATTCCGGCCGCGCAGCGTTCCGCGACAAGCTGAAGGCCATGGGATATGGCGACATGGACGACGCGCAATTGAACGACGCGTTCGTGCGCTTCAAGGATTTGGCCGACCGCAAGAAGGTCGTCTATGACGAGGACCTGGCGGCGCTGGTCGATGACGAGGCGCGCGATCATGCCCGCATCCGGTTCGTGTCGCTGGAGGTCGAGGCCGGGTCCAAGCGCCCGGCGCGCGCCGCGCTGGTGCTGGAGGTCGACGGGGAAGCCCGCGACGCCACGGTGAACGGCCAGGGGCCGGTCGATGCGGCGTTCAACGCGGTGCGCGCCATCTATCCCCACGACGCGACGCTGCAGCTTTATTCGGTGGGTGCGGTGACCGAGGGCAGCGATGCCCAGGCGCGGACCACGGTGCGGCTGGAAGAAGACGGCAAGCTGGTGGACGGGCAGGGGGCGGACAGCGACACGCTGGTCTCGGCCGTGCGGGCCTATGTCCATGCGCTGAACAAGCTGCTGGTCAAGCGGACACGGGCCGAGCCCGAGGCGCTGATGGCCTGA